From one Chryseobacterium sp. 3008163 genomic stretch:
- a CDS encoding translocation/assembly module TamB — protein sequence MAKLENNNENEHKKSVAENLGDQVQKTVDNVQETVKEASELASDAIHHPIDTAQEFGKQAAKDVTSYSWWAKLLLILFWTVLGIVAFVFIAINLPVTKRWAADQALQIVNRDFKAKMSTESVEVDFFGDVTIKGLRIKDYKNLDFIKAREFKANSDWFSLATNVGKNNSLSFNGLRLIDADIKVITYKGDSISNFIRFTQLFDSGKKKDLTKPPFQLNSRLEILDSKVSIVNQNSPGEPGKWLTATNVNLIAPRLKVNGVNINATINNFTFTTKRWGKAHFVDTFSTDFSMTEDYLFLKDLTLNTDHSLLQGDIKFNLNKGSWADFTNKVKWDMNLKLGSQLSGYDISYFVTNWDNFIPFNISGKMTGPLNKFRLDNFLIRNPSVNIATQKMNITNLLKGNFLIETNNLSADFTYKDLKAMMPNFISTKMKNFADDFGKLKYNGDVKVTPKQVYVSSGNLMTGIGQAKITNFSLTDFSTTMPKYKGYAEVRDLNTSVITKSKTVGLISGKFNIDGQSFDVNTMRITTKSQISSIEIMNKEINNLNLDGLLDHRKYNGLITVNDEQAKATVKGLIDFSTKRISANVDANVTHLNMNYFTDKPGSQIVSGQVNGKMSMTNLNDLNLDVEANNISFATAVQRYQIPNAKVKTFIEGGNRVIDVNAPGAVDGKISGRYNLADLAGMVENGLGKILVGPPPRKLYRGQNFTMNFDVQQGLVSYFMPDLKLPQGATVEGEYDGNSNNLILNLDAASLKYVMTKKEEITDADMALANANPAYTVNPREVITRDSALVDSVMVRINTANLDQQLYAKIKRVEYNKNILKDILLTGKNENNSTLRIATSFKHGSPQDELDDNLKNYAINFNQSTNPAGDYIFKFEPTEVNFNNVKWSIDTSPELDHYISYRKKTQDFEVRNLKIYSDKSSLLINESIFKSAKDFYVDAEVQDFAIEKLLEMQAGGNPMDIKGLANGSVKIKMDKSTLQPLVDLTVDDIMMNGNDMGDLTISAVNGFSLNVYDVDVKVTSAGVIGNNNLHLTGTVNNNTPSPTIDLVTELRDFDLAFTQQFVQTIFGNLRGKATGDLKINGTLKNLDYSGDIALKEFGLKLLFTGVDYSFDDTVIPLSKGLAILNNIGVHDGRTNSQGTISGAIQFETLSSMGVNLVMRADNLLMLNTTQKEYDLFWGRVYGQGDLYVDGPVSALNLSTPNMKALNGSTFTFNSSSTSNVEEFKMLRFLKEGKDGLVTLEDKKKSGANMNIDFSLDVDKGTTVNVLVGDDVGNIMVKGIADDLRFQMGRQGAIAMNGSYMVDSGTFVSKAILNRTFQIQKNSSIRWDGDAMKPMLDITANYVRMVSNAGEYLNMGQLQPISILLQANITNTLSDPKIALNVTALDVSSQVKETLAARINQTEGENVLQFGSILLLNSFNVSNTGNLNFDAAGVAESSGYNMLLKQLGSVLNTMSNEFQIDLNYVKADQNSNLGDRANAGVSFDLSPRVTVKTGLGIPLNKTDATETNYLSGEGSIEYDISKKNDGTLLLRGYSKPTNIGMGVGTVGTNGSANQAYGGGIVWSKSFNSFFKKKRKDKKQPPANKEIKTDSVKSTVK from the coding sequence ATGGCAAAGTTAGAGAATAATAACGAAAATGAGCATAAAAAATCAGTAGCTGAAAACTTAGGAGATCAGGTACAAAAGACGGTTGATAACGTTCAGGAGACGGTGAAAGAGGCTTCTGAGCTTGCTTCTGATGCCATTCATCACCCGATAGATACCGCTCAGGAATTTGGTAAGCAGGCTGCAAAAGACGTAACCAGCTATTCTTGGTGGGCTAAACTTTTACTGATTCTTTTTTGGACAGTTCTTGGTATTGTAGCTTTTGTTTTTATTGCGATTAATCTTCCGGTAACTAAAAGATGGGCAGCAGATCAGGCTTTGCAGATTGTCAACAGAGATTTCAAAGCAAAAATGTCTACCGAAAGTGTAGAAGTAGATTTCTTTGGGGATGTTACGATTAAAGGACTAAGAATTAAGGATTATAAAAATTTAGACTTCATCAAAGCAAGAGAATTTAAAGCCAATTCAGATTGGTTTTCTTTGGCTACGAATGTTGGCAAAAACAATTCATTAAGTTTTAACGGCTTACGCCTTATCGATGCGGATATAAAAGTGATTACGTATAAAGGTGACAGTATTTCAAACTTCATCCGTTTTACGCAGCTTTTTGACAGCGGTAAGAAAAAAGATCTGACAAAACCGCCGTTTCAGCTAAATTCAAGATTGGAGATTTTAGATTCTAAAGTTTCTATTGTCAACCAAAACTCTCCCGGTGAACCCGGAAAATGGCTGACAGCAACCAATGTCAATCTTATTGCCCCAAGATTGAAAGTAAATGGAGTCAACATTAATGCAACCATTAATAATTTTACTTTTACTACAAAACGATGGGGGAAAGCTCATTTTGTAGATACTTTTTCTACCGATTTCTCCATGACCGAGGATTATCTTTTTCTGAAAGATTTAACTCTAAATACCGATCATTCACTTCTTCAGGGGGATATTAAATTTAATTTAAATAAAGGTTCTTGGGCAGATTTTACCAATAAAGTAAAATGGGATATGAATCTTAAGCTGGGAAGTCAGTTGAGCGGTTATGATATCTCTTATTTTGTCACCAATTGGGATAACTTTATTCCTTTTAATATCAGCGGAAAAATGACCGGTCCGTTGAATAAATTTAGGTTAGATAATTTCCTGATCAGAAATCCTTCGGTAAATATTGCCACGCAAAAAATGAACATTACCAATCTGTTGAAAGGTAATTTCTTAATTGAAACCAATAATCTTTCCGCAGATTTTACCTACAAAGATCTGAAAGCGATGATGCCGAATTTCATTTCAACCAAAATGAAAAACTTCGCAGATGATTTCGGAAAATTAAAATACAATGGAGACGTAAAAGTTACTCCAAAACAAGTTTATGTTTCTTCAGGAAACCTGATGACAGGAATCGGACAGGCAAAAATCACCAATTTTTCACTGACAGATTTCAGCACGACGATGCCTAAATACAAAGGGTATGCGGAAGTGAGAGATCTGAATACTTCGGTGATTACCAAAAGTAAAACGGTGGGTCTTATTTCAGGGAAATTCAATATTGACGGACAAAGTTTTGATGTAAACACGATGCGCATCACTACAAAATCTCAGATTTCAAGCATTGAGATCATGAATAAAGAAATCAATAATCTAAATTTGGACGGTTTGCTTGATCATAGAAAATACAACGGTTTAATTACCGTAAATGACGAACAGGCAAAAGCTACCGTAAAAGGTTTGATTGATTTCAGCACTAAAAGAATTTCTGCAAATGTTGATGCGAATGTTACGCATCTGAATATGAACTATTTCACCGATAAACCAGGAAGCCAGATTGTAAGCGGTCAGGTGAACGGAAAAATGTCGATGACGAATCTTAATGATTTAAATCTTGATGTTGAAGCCAATAATATCAGTTTTGCAACGGCTGTACAACGCTATCAGATTCCGAATGCTAAAGTAAAAACTTTTATTGAAGGCGGAAATCGTGTGATTGATGTCAATGCTCCGGGCGCAGTAGATGGTAAAATTTCAGGACGATATAATCTTGCTGATTTGGCAGGAATGGTGGAAAACGGTTTGGGTAAAATTTTAGTCGGTCCGCCACCAAGAAAGTTATACCGCGGACAGAATTTTACGATGAATTTCGATGTTCAGCAAGGTTTGGTGAGTTATTTTATGCCGGATTTAAAACTTCCTCAAGGGGCAACAGTGGAAGGCGAGTATGATGGGAATTCAAACAATTTAATCTTAAATCTCGATGCCGCTTCTCTGAAGTATGTGATGACCAAAAAAGAGGAAATCACAGATGCTGACATGGCTTTGGCCAATGCAAACCCCGCATATACGGTAAATCCGAGAGAAGTTATTACCAGAGACAGTGCTTTGGTCGATAGCGTTATGGTGAGAATTAATACCGCAAATCTTGACCAACAGTTATATGCAAAAATTAAAAGGGTAGAATACAATAAAAATATTCTGAAAGACATTCTTCTTACAGGTAAAAACGAAAACAACTCAACCCTAAGAATCGCAACCAGCTTTAAACATGGAAGTCCGCAAGATGAGCTTGATGATAATCTGAAGAATTACGCAATTAATTTTAATCAGTCTACAAATCCGGCGGGAGATTATATTTTCAAATTTGAGCCTACAGAAGTTAATTTTAATAATGTAAAATGGTCTATTGATACAAGCCCTGAGCTCGACCATTACATTAGTTATCGTAAGAAAACACAAGATTTTGAAGTTAGAAATCTTAAGATTTATTCAGATAAAAGTTCACTCTTAATTAATGAATCGATATTTAAATCTGCGAAAGATTTCTATGTAGATGCGGAAGTTCAGGATTTTGCAATAGAGAAACTATTGGAAATGCAGGCCGGCGGAAATCCTATGGATATTAAAGGTTTAGCCAATGGTAGCGTAAAAATCAAAATGGATAAAAGCACGTTGCAGCCATTGGTTGATTTAACGGTTGACGACATCATGATGAACGGAAATGATATGGGTGACCTTACCATTTCTGCAGTCAACGGATTTTCTTTAAATGTATATGATGTCGACGTAAAAGTAACATCCGCAGGTGTGATTGGAAATAATAACCTTCACCTAACGGGTACGGTTAATAACAATACACCATCTCCAACAATCGATTTGGTTACAGAATTGAGAGATTTCGATTTGGCATTTACGCAACAGTTTGTGCAGACTATTTTTGGGAATTTAAGAGGAAAAGCAACCGGAGATTTAAAAATAAACGGAACGCTTAAAAATCTTGATTATAGTGGCGATATTGCTTTAAAGGAATTTGGTTTAAAACTATTGTTCACGGGAGTTGATTATTCTTTTGACGATACAGTGATTCCGCTTTCTAAAGGTTTGGCGATTTTGAACAATATTGGAGTACATGACGGAAGAACCAATTCTCAAGGAACAATTTCCGGGGCAATACAGTTTGAAACCTTATCATCGATGGGGGTCAACTTGGTAATGAGAGCCGATAATTTATTAATGCTGAACACCACTCAGAAAGAATATGATCTTTTCTGGGGAAGAGTTTACGGACAGGGAGATTTGTACGTCGACGGTCCGGTTTCTGCGTTAAATTTATCAACTCCGAATATGAAAGCGTTGAACGGAAGTACATTTACTTTCAATTCAAGCTCAACTTCAAACGTGGAAGAATTTAAAATGCTGAGGTTCCTGAAAGAAGGAAAAGATGGTCTGGTCACTTTAGAAGACAAGAAAAAATCCGGAGCCAACATGAATATCGATTTCAGTCTTGACGTTGATAAAGGAACTACGGTAAATGTTCTGGTGGGTGATGATGTCGGAAATATTATGGTAAAAGGGATTGCTGATGATTTGAGATTCCAGATGGGAAGGCAGGGAGCTATTGCAATGAACGGATCTTATATGGTGGATAGTGGAACGTTTGTGTCCAAAGCAATCTTAAACAGGACTTTCCAGATTCAGAAAAACAGCAGCATACGTTGGGATGGTGATGCGATGAAGCCTATGCTTGATATAACAGCAAATTATGTAAGAATGGTTTCTAATGCAGGGGAATATCTGAACATGGGTCAATTACAACCCATCAGTATACTTCTGCAGGCAAATATCACCAATACCTTAAGTGACCCTAAAATAGCACTAAACGTTACAGCGCTTGATGTGTCGAGTCAGGTAAAAGAAACTTTAGCGGCAAGGATAAATCAGACGGAAGGGGAGAATGTTTTGCAGTTTGGTTCCATTTTATTATTAAACAGTTTTAATGTTTCTAATACGGGGAATTTAAATTTTGATGCGGCTGGTGTAGCAGAGTCATCAGGTTACAATATGTTGCTTAAACAATTAGGGTCAGTGCTTAATACAATGAGTAATGAATTTCAGATTGATTTAAATTATGTAAAAGCTGACCAGAATTCAAATTTGGGTGACCGTGCTAATGCAGGAGTGAGTTTTGATCTTTCACCAAGAGTTACTGTGAAAACAGGATTAGGTATTCCTTTAAATAAAACAGACGCCACCGAAACCAACTATCTCTCCGGGGAAGGAAGTATAGAATACGATATTTCTAAAAAGAATGACGGGACTTTACTTCTAAGAGGGTACTCTAAACCCACCAATATCGGAATGGGTGTTGGGACGGTTGGTACCAACGGTTCTGCAAATCAGGCGTATGGTGGCGGTATCGTATGGAGTAAAAGCTTCAATTCTTTCTTTAAAAAGAAGAGAAAAGATAAAAAACAGCCTCCTGCTAATAAGGAAATAAAAACAGATTCCGTAAAATCAACGGTTAAATAA
- a CDS encoding Lrp/AsnC family transcriptional regulator, whose protein sequence is MNYQLDEIDKKILDFLVENTRMPFTEIAKQMDVSAGTIHVRVKKMEDAGIILGSSLNLDYGKLDYHFTAFIGILLTKSNRTQEVLKELGTIPNVVEASVISGKYNIFCKVKAKNTEDAKKIIYQIDDIQDVMRTESMISMEEFLSDKNRLINAISI, encoded by the coding sequence ATGAACTATCAACTGGACGAAATAGACAAGAAAATTCTTGATTTCTTAGTAGAAAACACAAGAATGCCTTTTACAGAAATTGCAAAACAGATGGACGTATCTGCAGGAACAATTCATGTAAGAGTGAAGAAAATGGAAGATGCAGGTATTATTTTAGGATCATCTCTTAATTTAGATTATGGTAAGCTAGATTACCACTTTACAGCTTTTATCGGAATCCTTTTAACAAAATCAAACCGCACTCAAGAGGTTTTGAAGGAGTTAGGAACAATTCCAAACGTAGTAGAAGCAAGCGTAATTTCTGGAAAATACAACATTTTCTGTAAGGTAAAAGCTAAAAATACTGAAGACGCTAAGAAGATTATTTATCAGATCGACGACATCCAAGATGTGATGAGAACTGAGAGTATGATCTCAATGGAAGAGTTTTTGAGTGATAAAAACAGATTGATCAACGCAATCTCGATTTAA